From the genome of Glycine max cultivar Williams 82 chromosome 2, Glycine_max_v4.0, whole genome shotgun sequence, one region includes:
- the SCAM-5 gene encoding calmodulin (The RefSeq protein has 4 substitutions compared to this genomic sequence), which yields MADVLSEEQISEIKEAFGLFDKDGDGCITVDEFVTVIRSLVQNPTEEELQDMINEVDADGNGTIEFVEFLNLMAKKMKETDEEEDLKEAFKVFDKDQNGYISASELRHVMINLGEKLTDEEVEQMIEEADLDGDGQVNYDEFVKMMMTIG from the exons ATGGCAGATGTTCTGAGTGAAGAACAGATTAGTGAGATCAAAGAAGCCTTTGGCTTGTTTGACAAAGATGGAGATG GGTGCATTACTGTGGAAGAATTGGCCACGGTTATCCGGTCATTGGATCAGAACCCCACAGAAGAAGAGCTCCAAGACATGATAAACGAGGTAGATGCAGATGGTAATGGAACCATTGAATTTGTTGAGTTTTTGAACTTAATGGCCAAGAAAATGAAG GAAACTGATGAAGAGGAAGATCTCAAAGAGGCTTTCAAGGTGTTTGACAAGGATCAAAATGGCTACATTTCAGCAAGTGAG TTGAGACACGTTATGATCAATCTGGGTGAAAAACTAACTGATGAGGAGGTGGAGCAGATGATTGAAGAAGCAGATTTGGATGGTGATGGTCAAGTTAATTATGATGAATTTGTCAAGATGATGATGACTATTGGATGA